In Arthrobacter ramosus, one DNA window encodes the following:
- a CDS encoding GntR family transcriptional regulator — MSPLEFPGSWRPNQSSTVALYEQLRLRIIELADGGTLAVGSKLPAVRTLAEKLDVAPHTVARAYKELEAAGVVATRGRNGTVVCARDDRWSALAAVAASYSAAAKAQGASFAEAVQLLAAAYDAD, encoded by the coding sequence ATGAGCCCGCTTGAGTTTCCGGGTTCGTGGCGTCCCAATCAGTCCAGCACCGTCGCCCTGTACGAACAGCTTCGGCTCCGCATCATCGAGTTGGCCGACGGCGGCACGCTGGCTGTCGGTAGCAAACTTCCCGCGGTGCGCACCTTGGCCGAAAAGTTGGATGTCGCCCCCCACACGGTGGCCCGGGCCTACAAGGAACTCGAAGCTGCCGGGGTAGTGGCCACCCGCGGCCGCAATGGAACGGTCGTGTGCGCCCGGGATGACCGCTGGAGCGCATTGGCAGCTGTGGCTGCGAGCTACTCGGCGGCGGCCAAAGCGCAGGGTGCCAGTTTCGCGGAGGCTGTGCAGCTTCTTGCAGCGGCCTACGACGCCGATTGA
- a CDS encoding ABC transporter ATP-binding protein, with amino-acid sequence MLASLLLQRLAPFKAHVLAIVLLQLVQTGATLLLPTFNAKIVDDGLVAGNSEVILRLGAWMLVLTVIQVLAAVLAGYLGAIVAMKIGRGLRQELFDKIHSLPDQDVAAFGPASLVVRTTNDVLQLQNITVLVFSMLVAAPVMGIGGVILAVEQDVALSWIVFAIVPVLLVIMLLIVRKLVPLYREGQGLVDRINGVLREQILGTAIIRAFVRQPFEMKRFEAANDALTKNNLRSARIVAAMLPLVMTVVNLSSAGVVWLGGHRIIAGDMQLGALTAFIAYIMQILLAIMMAMYVLSTAPRAAVSAERVTEVLNTDSEKVLPGNTAGEMVARPSAEGLRFDNVVFAYPGAETPVVESITFHAAPGTTTAVIGSTGSGKSTIVSLVPRLLEASGGTISLNGRDIATVPLGALRNQLGVVPQETWLFRGTIAENLRISLPSATDSQLWHALETAQAADFVNELPQGLETTLSQGGAGLSGGQRQRLCIARAILRPASVYLFDDSFSALDTVTEAKLRAALEPELRGATVIIVAQRVNSVVSADQILLIDDGRLVAKGTHDELLESSATYREIVASQLETEEAA; translated from the coding sequence GTGCTGGCATCCTTGTTGTTGCAGCGCCTCGCCCCCTTCAAGGCACACGTGCTGGCCATCGTTCTCCTGCAGCTTGTCCAGACCGGCGCCACACTCCTCCTGCCCACCTTCAACGCCAAGATCGTCGACGACGGCCTTGTCGCCGGGAACAGCGAAGTGATCCTGCGTCTGGGCGCCTGGATGCTGGTTCTCACGGTCATCCAGGTGCTTGCCGCGGTGCTGGCCGGCTACCTAGGAGCGATTGTCGCCATGAAGATCGGCCGAGGGCTGCGGCAGGAACTCTTCGACAAGATTCATTCCCTGCCGGACCAGGACGTCGCAGCCTTCGGACCGGCCAGCCTCGTGGTCAGGACCACCAATGACGTCCTGCAACTGCAGAACATCACGGTCCTCGTTTTCAGCATGCTCGTGGCAGCGCCCGTCATGGGCATCGGCGGCGTGATCCTGGCAGTCGAACAGGACGTGGCCTTGTCCTGGATCGTTTTCGCCATCGTTCCCGTGCTGCTGGTCATCATGCTGCTGATTGTCCGCAAGCTCGTCCCGCTGTACCGCGAAGGCCAAGGCTTGGTGGACCGGATCAACGGCGTGCTCCGCGAGCAGATCCTGGGGACCGCGATCATCCGGGCCTTTGTCCGCCAGCCGTTTGAGATGAAACGGTTCGAGGCCGCCAACGACGCACTGACAAAGAACAACCTCCGTTCTGCCCGGATCGTCGCGGCCATGCTTCCGCTCGTCATGACCGTGGTCAACCTCTCTTCCGCGGGCGTGGTCTGGCTCGGCGGCCACCGCATCATCGCCGGAGACATGCAGCTGGGTGCGCTTACTGCATTCATCGCCTACATCATGCAGATCCTCCTCGCGATCATGATGGCAATGTACGTGTTAAGCACGGCGCCCCGGGCGGCTGTCAGCGCTGAACGCGTCACCGAAGTGCTCAATACGGACTCTGAAAAGGTCCTGCCTGGAAACACTGCCGGCGAAATGGTGGCCCGTCCTTCGGCGGAAGGCCTGCGCTTCGACAATGTCGTTTTCGCTTACCCGGGAGCCGAAACCCCCGTTGTGGAAAGCATCACCTTCCACGCGGCTCCGGGAACCACGACGGCGGTCATCGGCTCCACGGGAAGCGGCAAGTCGACCATCGTGAGCCTTGTGCCGAGACTGCTTGAGGCGAGCGGCGGAACCATCTCGCTCAATGGCCGGGACATCGCCACCGTTCCCCTCGGCGCCTTGCGCAACCAGCTCGGCGTCGTGCCCCAGGAGACCTGGCTGTTCCGCGGAACCATCGCCGAGAACCTGCGGATTTCACTGCCGTCCGCGACAGATTCGCAATTGTGGCATGCCCTTGAGACGGCCCAGGCCGCGGATTTCGTGAACGAGTTGCCGCAAGGACTGGAAACCACGTTGTCCCAAGGGGGCGCCGGTCTCTCGGGCGGTCAGCGACAGCGCTTATGCATAGCCCGTGCAATCCTGCGCCCTGCATCTGTCTACCTCTTTGACGACAGCTTCTCGGCGCTGGACACAGTGACGGAAGCAAAGCTCCGCGCCGCGCTTGAACCGGAACTCCGCGGGGCAACCGTCATCATCGTCGCCCAGCGCGTCAACTCCGTGGTGTCGGCGGACCAGATCCTGCTCATCGATGACGGCCGCCTGGTGGCAAAAGGAACTCATGACGAACTTCTTGAGTCCTCGGCGACCTACCGGGAAATCGTGGCGTCCCAGCTGGAAACGGAAGAAGCCGCATGA
- the uvrA gene encoding excinuclease ABC subunit UvrA, producing the protein MPKAVAEVPAVESFASVSANQPATPVRHDLSRLVVKGAREHNLRNVDLDLPRDAMIVFTGLSGSGKSSLAFDTIFAEGQRRYVESLSAYARQFLGQVDKPDVDFIEGLSPAVSIDQKSTSKNPRSTVGTITEIYDYMRLLWARVGRPHCPVCHEPITRQTPQQIVDQLLELESGTRFQILAPVVRGRKGEFVELFKELTAKGYSRARVDGDLVQLSDPPKLGKQFKHSIEVVVDRLVVKEGISQRLTDSIETALGLAEGRVLVEFVDLDAEDPARIRAFSENLACPNEHPLAIDEIEPRSFSFNNPFGACAACSGIGTKLEVDEELVVPNPELSLNQGAIAPWSLGTATTEYWNRLLDGLALELDFSMDTAWEKLPQEVRQTVLYGKDHKVVVQYRNRFGRERKYSTGFEGAIQYVHRKHGETDSDWARDRYEEYMRQVPCPACNGARLNPASLSVLINGKSIAEVAALPMRDCADFLGSLTLTDREAQIAHQVLKEIQARLTFLLDVGLEYLNLERPSGTLSGGEAQRIRLATQIGSGLVGVLYVLDEPSIGLHQKDNRRLIETLTRLRDLGNTLIVVEHDEDTIQEADWVVDIGPGAGEHGGQVVHSGSYKELLENTNSLTGDYLSGRRKIDIPAKRRKYDKKRELKVIGARENNLNNVDATFPLGLFTAVTGVSGSGKSTLVNEILYKVLANKLNGAKQVAGRHRSVAGLEHLDKVVHVDQSPIGRTPRSNPATYTGVFDNIRKLFAETTEAKVRGYQPGRFSFNVKGGRCEACSGDGTLKIEMNFLPDVYVPCEVCHGARYNRETLEVHYKGKTIADVLNMPIEEGAEFFAAFTPIARHLNTLVDVGLGYVRLGQPATTLSGGEAQRVKLASELQKRSNGRSVYVLDEPTTGLHFEDIRKLLMVLQGLVDKGNTVITIEHNLDVIKSADWIVDLGPNGGSGGGRIVATGTPEQVAKSTESHTATFLAEILG; encoded by the coding sequence GTGCCTAAAGCCGTAGCTGAAGTCCCCGCCGTCGAATCCTTCGCAAGCGTTTCCGCTAATCAACCTGCCACGCCCGTAAGACATGACCTGTCCCGGCTCGTGGTCAAGGGAGCGCGTGAACACAACCTGCGCAACGTCGATCTCGACCTTCCCCGTGACGCCATGATCGTTTTCACGGGCTTGTCAGGATCAGGTAAGTCGTCCTTGGCCTTCGACACCATCTTCGCCGAGGGCCAGCGCCGGTACGTGGAATCATTGTCGGCCTACGCCCGCCAGTTCCTGGGCCAAGTGGACAAACCGGACGTGGATTTCATCGAGGGCCTTTCCCCGGCGGTCTCGATCGACCAGAAGTCGACGAGCAAGAACCCTCGTTCCACCGTGGGCACCATCACCGAGATCTACGACTACATGCGCCTTCTCTGGGCACGTGTCGGCCGGCCGCATTGCCCGGTGTGCCACGAACCGATCACGCGCCAGACGCCGCAGCAGATCGTTGACCAGTTGCTGGAACTCGAATCCGGCACGCGCTTCCAGATTCTTGCCCCGGTGGTCCGCGGACGCAAGGGCGAATTCGTCGAGCTCTTCAAAGAGCTCACCGCCAAGGGATACTCACGCGCCCGGGTGGACGGAGATCTCGTCCAGCTGAGCGATCCGCCCAAGCTCGGCAAGCAATTCAAGCACTCCATTGAAGTGGTCGTGGACCGGCTGGTGGTCAAGGAAGGGATCAGCCAACGGCTGACCGACTCGATCGAAACCGCGCTCGGACTTGCGGAAGGCCGCGTACTGGTCGAGTTCGTGGATCTCGACGCTGAAGACCCCGCACGGATCCGGGCCTTCTCCGAAAACCTTGCGTGCCCCAATGAGCACCCGCTGGCCATCGACGAAATCGAGCCTCGCTCCTTCTCGTTCAACAACCCCTTCGGCGCATGTGCGGCCTGCAGCGGTATCGGCACCAAGCTCGAAGTCGATGAAGAATTGGTCGTCCCCAACCCGGAACTTTCCCTGAACCAGGGGGCCATCGCGCCTTGGTCGCTGGGTACTGCCACCACGGAGTACTGGAACCGGCTCCTGGATGGCCTTGCCTTGGAGCTCGACTTCTCCATGGACACCGCTTGGGAGAAGCTGCCGCAGGAAGTGCGGCAGACCGTGCTGTACGGCAAGGACCACAAGGTCGTCGTCCAGTACCGCAACAGGTTCGGCCGGGAGCGCAAGTACAGCACCGGCTTCGAAGGCGCCATCCAGTACGTCCACCGCAAGCACGGCGAAACGGACTCCGACTGGGCACGCGACCGCTACGAAGAGTACATGCGCCAGGTTCCTTGCCCCGCATGCAACGGTGCCCGGCTTAACCCGGCGTCGCTTTCCGTGTTGATCAACGGCAAGTCCATCGCTGAGGTGGCGGCCCTTCCGATGCGTGACTGCGCCGATTTCCTCGGCAGCCTTACGCTCACCGACCGCGAGGCCCAGATCGCCCACCAGGTTCTCAAGGAGATCCAGGCGCGCCTGACGTTCCTGCTCGATGTGGGGCTCGAATACCTGAATCTCGAGCGGCCGTCCGGGACCTTGTCCGGCGGTGAAGCCCAGCGCATCCGGCTTGCCACGCAGATCGGCTCCGGCTTGGTCGGTGTCCTGTATGTCCTGGACGAACCGTCCATCGGGCTGCACCAAAAGGACAACCGCCGCCTCATCGAAACGCTCACCCGGTTGCGCGACCTCGGCAACACGCTGATTGTCGTCGAACACGACGAAGACACCATTCAGGAGGCCGACTGGGTAGTGGACATCGGACCTGGCGCCGGCGAGCACGGTGGCCAGGTGGTTCATTCCGGTTCCTATAAGGAACTCCTGGAAAACACGAACTCGCTGACCGGCGACTACTTGTCCGGGCGACGCAAGATCGACATCCCGGCCAAGCGGCGCAAGTATGACAAGAAGCGCGAGCTCAAGGTCATTGGCGCACGCGAAAACAACCTGAATAACGTTGACGCCACCTTCCCGCTGGGCCTCTTCACAGCTGTCACGGGCGTCAGTGGTTCAGGAAAGTCCACCCTGGTGAACGAGATCCTTTACAAGGTTCTCGCCAACAAGCTCAACGGTGCAAAGCAGGTCGCCGGGCGGCATCGTTCCGTGGCAGGCCTTGAGCACCTCGACAAGGTGGTCCACGTGGACCAGAGCCCTATCGGGCGGACCCCGCGTTCCAACCCCGCCACCTACACCGGCGTCTTCGACAACATCCGGAAGCTTTTCGCGGAAACCACTGAAGCCAAGGTCCGCGGATACCAGCCTGGCCGCTTTTCCTTCAACGTCAAGGGCGGCCGCTGTGAGGCGTGCTCCGGCGACGGAACCCTGAAGATCGAGATGAACTTCCTGCCGGACGTCTATGTTCCGTGCGAGGTGTGCCATGGCGCCCGGTACAACCGGGAGACCCTGGAGGTCCATTACAAGGGCAAGACCATCGCAGACGTCCTCAACATGCCCATCGAGGAAGGTGCCGAGTTCTTTGCCGCTTTCACCCCCATCGCCCGGCATTTGAACACCCTCGTCGACGTCGGTCTCGGCTATGTCCGGCTCGGGCAGCCCGCCACCACGCTTTCCGGTGGCGAGGCGCAGCGCGTGAAGCTGGCCTCGGAACTGCAGAAGCGTTCGAATGGCCGGAGCGTCTATGTCT
- a CDS encoding trans-aconitate 2-methyltransferase, whose protein sequence is MKWDPAKYVEFGNHRDRPFFDLTSRILAEDPRRVVDLGCGPGNLTATLATRWPGAAVVGLDSSAEMLAKAQLLAAAQPGLSFVHTDIAGWTPEADTDVVVSNAALQWVPGHLTMLAAWLEALKPGAWFALQVPGNFVAPSHVLMRELAGTAEWSGRLSGVLRHDDAVGEPADYLRIMLDAGCDADAWETTYQQLLPGADPVLEWVRGTGLRPVLAALPEDEARAFENQYAAALREAYPRDRHGTVFAFRRIFAVGQKRG, encoded by the coding sequence GTGAAGTGGGATCCAGCCAAGTACGTCGAGTTCGGCAATCACCGCGACCGGCCGTTCTTTGACCTGACCTCGAGGATTCTGGCGGAGGACCCTCGGCGCGTCGTGGATCTGGGCTGCGGTCCGGGGAACTTGACGGCGACCCTCGCGACGCGATGGCCCGGTGCCGCCGTCGTCGGGCTCGACTCCTCAGCCGAAATGCTGGCCAAAGCCCAACTCCTCGCTGCCGCGCAACCGGGTCTTTCGTTCGTCCACACGGACATTGCCGGGTGGACACCGGAAGCGGACACCGACGTCGTGGTCAGCAACGCAGCGCTGCAATGGGTTCCGGGCCACTTGACGATGCTCGCCGCGTGGCTCGAAGCGCTGAAACCGGGCGCATGGTTTGCGCTCCAGGTCCCCGGAAACTTCGTTGCGCCTTCCCACGTGCTCATGCGCGAGCTGGCCGGTACGGCGGAATGGTCCGGAAGGCTGTCCGGTGTGCTCCGCCATGACGACGCTGTCGGGGAACCGGCCGACTACCTGCGGATCATGCTCGACGCCGGATGCGACGCCGACGCGTGGGAAACCACCTACCAGCAACTTCTGCCGGGAGCCGATCCTGTGCTGGAGTGGGTGCGGGGGACCGGCCTGCGTCCCGTGCTCGCCGCGCTCCCCGAAGACGAAGCGCGCGCCTTCGAAAACCAATACGCAGCCGCGCTCCGCGAGGCCTATCCACGGGACCGGCACGGGACCGTTTTTGCCTTCCGTCGGATTTTTGCGGTGGGACAAAAGCGGGGCTGA
- a CDS encoding ABC transporter ATP-binding protein, whose amino-acid sequence MSSEDGHLAVTAKPSRSLLRLVGLMKPARGIMTAAILCICGFVTLNVAAPKILGDATDVIAAAVFGAQFDAGRFVFLLLVAAGMYCVTSLLSWAQGRLNALAVQRLAYDLREAVEAKLHRLPLAYYDGRTRGDVLSRATNDLDNVSQTLNQLLSQLLTSTLMVIGSLAMMLLLSPLLAVVSLLAVPLSALASIVVTRRSQKYFVGQWEATGDVNSLVEETATGHETIKLFNAQSSMAVRFADHNDGLYAASSKAQFASGLLVPLMAFVSNASYVGVAIVGALQFLAGAMSIGGIQAFIQFNRLFSQPLGQIGGMAQVLQSCAVSASRVFELLDAAELTGEPSEQGSGARADGSSFDAPAGRVAFERISFSYRPDAPLIEDLSFHVEPGQTVAIVGHTGAGKTTLISLLMRFHELGSGRITIDGVDIAGMGRDALRRNFGVVLQDPWIFTGTIRENIEYGLPGASEADIVAAAEASHVDHFVRSLPNGYSTMLSNGGEPLSQGQRQLLSIARARLSGRPILILDEATSSVDTRTEVLIRQAMHRLRSNKTSFVIAHRLSTIRDADLILVMDHGRIVEHGTHHSLLQLGGHYARLHEAQFAAGGGELAAMPVKSAKHRAEQGEREANEPA is encoded by the coding sequence ATGAGCAGCGAAGACGGGCACCTCGCCGTCACAGCGAAACCATCGCGGTCGCTCCTCCGCCTGGTGGGCTTGATGAAGCCCGCCCGGGGCATCATGACCGCGGCGATCCTGTGCATCTGCGGCTTTGTCACGCTCAATGTCGCCGCCCCCAAAATACTTGGCGACGCCACCGACGTCATCGCGGCCGCCGTATTTGGCGCGCAATTCGACGCCGGGCGCTTTGTCTTCCTGCTGCTCGTGGCCGCAGGCATGTATTGCGTCACCTCGCTGCTCAGCTGGGCGCAGGGCCGCCTCAACGCCCTCGCCGTGCAGCGGCTCGCATACGACCTCCGGGAAGCCGTGGAAGCGAAACTGCACCGGCTTCCGCTGGCCTACTACGACGGCCGCACCCGGGGCGACGTCCTGAGCCGGGCCACGAACGATCTCGACAACGTGTCGCAGACGCTCAACCAGCTCCTGTCCCAGCTCCTGACCTCAACGCTGATGGTCATCGGCTCCCTCGCGATGATGCTGCTGCTTTCGCCGCTCCTCGCCGTCGTGTCCCTACTGGCTGTTCCCCTATCGGCCTTGGCGTCGATAGTCGTGACCCGACGCTCGCAGAAATACTTCGTCGGGCAGTGGGAAGCCACAGGGGACGTGAACTCCCTCGTGGAGGAGACAGCTACCGGTCATGAGACCATCAAGCTTTTCAACGCCCAGTCGTCGATGGCGGTCCGCTTCGCTGACCACAACGACGGCCTGTACGCCGCCAGTTCCAAGGCACAGTTCGCTTCAGGGTTGCTTGTACCCCTCATGGCTTTCGTGTCGAACGCCAGCTACGTGGGGGTTGCGATTGTTGGTGCACTCCAGTTCCTCGCCGGGGCGATGAGTATCGGCGGCATCCAAGCGTTCATCCAATTCAACCGGCTCTTCAGCCAGCCGCTGGGCCAGATCGGCGGAATGGCCCAGGTCTTGCAGTCCTGCGCAGTTTCCGCCAGCAGGGTCTTCGAGCTGTTGGACGCCGCCGAATTAACAGGAGAGCCGTCGGAACAGGGCTCTGGCGCGCGCGCCGACGGTTCAAGCTTTGATGCCCCTGCGGGGAGAGTTGCCTTCGAACGCATCTCCTTCAGCTACCGGCCGGATGCCCCCCTGATCGAGGACCTGTCCTTCCACGTGGAACCGGGACAGACAGTGGCCATTGTCGGGCACACCGGAGCGGGGAAGACCACCCTGATCAGCCTCCTCATGCGTTTCCATGAACTCGGCTCCGGAAGGATCACGATCGACGGCGTGGACATCGCCGGCATGGGACGTGACGCACTCCGCCGGAATTTCGGCGTCGTCCTCCAGGATCCGTGGATTTTCACGGGCACCATCCGGGAGAACATCGAGTATGGACTTCCGGGCGCCAGCGAGGCAGACATCGTGGCCGCAGCCGAGGCGAGCCATGTTGACCACTTCGTCCGCTCGCTGCCCAACGGATACTCAACCATGCTCAGCAACGGAGGCGAACCCCTCAGCCAGGGCCAGAGGCAATTGCTGAGCATCGCACGCGCACGGCTCTCGGGCCGCCCCATTCTGATCCTGGACGAGGCGACAAGTTCGGTGGACACCCGCACGGAAGTCCTCATCCGCCAAGCAATGCACAGGCTGCGGAGCAACAAGACGTCATTCGTCATTGCACACCGCTTGTCCACTATCCGCGACGCTGATCTAATTCTCGTCATGGACCACGGACGGATCGTTGAACACGGCACCCATCATTCGCTGTTGCAGCTTGGCGGGCACTATGCGCGGTTGCACGAAGCACAGTTTGCCGCCGGAGGTGGCGAACTCGCTGCGATGCCGGTGAAGTCAGCGAAGCACCGCGCCGAGCAAGGGGAGAGGGAAGCAAATGAGCCCGCTTGA